AGGGAGGTGGGCCGTGGGGGCGGGGGCAGCGGTGTGCTCGcatgaggaagaagaacggcagcggaaggaggaagagaaaggaaAGGGCCTATCCCTTCGTTCGCTGCCAACACGTCGCCGTGCACGAGCGCTGGGGAGTCCCCCTcctcccaaaaaaaaatctgtctGGCCCCACCTGGTAGAGCCACGCCTCATTAAACAGCCTGGCTGATTTGAAAGCCGACCCACGGCCTCCCGACCAGGACCAAGCAAAACCCTTGCTACGCTCcgatccgccgccaccacctctggagttgatggaggagctcgtcgaggagatccttctccgcctcccgccggccaaTCCCACGAGCCTCGTCTGCAGGCCGTGGTGTTGCCTCGTCACCGGCGCCGCCTTTCGCCACCGGTTCCGATCCAGGGGTTCCACCGCACGCCCCCCATGCTAGGCTTCATCTGCGATGACTGGGAGGGagacgaagatgaggaagatgatgacctTGGGGAGGGCATCTTCATCCCCACCACCCCCTCCTTCCATCCATCACGGCCACGTCGTCCTCCACGATTCCTCTCTATTCAATCAACCCAAAGTCTAGAAACCCATCACGGACAGTTGGATGGGGCTCGATGATCCGTTCAATCAACCCCTTGTGGAGTCTAGTATGATTTGAGAATGCGAGGAATAACTCCGATGGAACTAATATCTGAACCTTTTGTTGAGCTCATGGCGACGAAGGACGGTCGACTGGGATTCACAAGATTGGAGGACTCGAAACTTTGCCTATGGTCTAGGGATGATCAAGATGTGGGATGGGTATTGAGTAGAGTCATTGAGCTCGAGAAGCTTCTCCCCTTTGATGCCTGGTGGGCCTACAAAACTTACCTGGTTGGTTTTCCGGAAGGGGTCAATGTCTTTTTTTCGCAACTGCGCGCCTTagcacgtatttcattaagCAGGAAGAGAGAAGAACAAGGTACAGCGTTTTAGAGTTATTAGTGGTCATCTAGAAAGATGACCTTAAGAGCATTACAGAGAGAGCTGCTGTTACATGTATACTACATGGCGACCTGGACTAGCAGCAACAACGTGAAGAGGTCCTGAAGCATTCCCCGCACTGGAACCTGTCGAGGCAAATGGTGCCAAACAACTGAAGTGTGCAGAAACCCACCTCGACGCCTCATCTAATGATCGCCTGCATCAATTAGCTTGCATTAATTCCTGTCTGTTCTGTTGAAGGTCCTAGCATTTCGTTCTAGCCAGATACACCAGGAGACTAGTACAATCATGAAGTCAAGAGTTTTTCTGTCTTCCTTGCGCACATGTCTCCTGGCTTTCGTCCACCAGACGGCCAGTGTTTGCTCATTAGGTGATGGGAATAGAGTCTGCCAAGTTAGTTGTGATAGGCATTGATGCCAAATTTGCTTTGCGAAAGAGCATCGAAGTAACAGATGATTAATCGTCTCTTGCTCTTGTCCTCATAAGCAGCAGTTGTCATCATCCTGAAGGTTATGTCTCTTACGTCTTGCCAGCAGCGACCATGTAGTGCAAGCCATAGGAAAAAATTACATTTAGCAGGGGCTCTTGTTTTCCATAGAATCTTAGTTCCTAGTATCCCATGTTGACCAATAAAGAAGGCTCTGTAAGCACTTGCTGTTGTGAAGGGGTCAGTGTCATTTTCGTTGATCTACCAAGTAGCAAGGTGGTGAAGGTATACGAGGGGTCGATCAGCTGCGTCGCTCCACATGAGCTTCTGCCCTGCAGGTACTAATTTTATTAGCCATCCTGATAATCTAGCTTTTTCCAGTTACATCTTTACTTATTTGTGATCAAGAACATCCCAAATTCATTGAAGAAGCTAAGGCTGTGTCATCACTCCTGCCTGTGAATGTTTCGAGAAAGGGTATACTATTAGGTGTTATCCATATATAACGTGTCCTGGATGGACGATGATGTGTCTCAACTTTTGATAACCGATCTAATAATGTTGACCAAATTTAAATGAGAACTTAACATTCGATTTCTGCGGTAAATCGGGATATGCCATGTTTCATTGTCTCCTGTTGTGATTACTGAGTGCAAGACCATGTGGCGATTACTGAGAGTAGAAATTTTGATTCCTCAGCTATCTGATTTTAAttccaattttttctttttttcctgtaGCATTGCGGGCAGCCTCTACATGTGCAAGACCAAGATCGAGTACCTCACGTGTACACTCTATGTCTTTTTCACGACCATACCTTagcacgtatttcattaagaggGAAGAAGCAAGATTACAGTTTGGGGCTTTGTCATCTAGATGGGATGACCTACCTACAGAGACATCATTAGTAAGTAGCTACATCAGCACCATTGTACGACCAGTTTACAAGAGCACTAGGATGAGAAGCATCTAAAACGAAAGGCAATAAGCTTGTGAACCGTCTAGCAATCCATGCCTAGGCCTCCTCCAAAATCTTCTGTACTAGTTGGGTTACCGTTTGCTCTTCCCTGTTGAAAGTACACGCACTGGGTTCCAACCAAATGAACCATGAGATCAAAATGACCACCGAGTCAAATGACTTCGTGTCTACCTTGTTGATCTGTTTTCTTGAAGTCATCCACCAATCAGCCAAGGATAAATCTGATGCTGAAGGAGTCATCAATTGCCAGTTAACCCTGGAGAGGAAAGAGTGCCACACTTGTTTAGAATAAGAACAGTTGATGATCAAGTGGTTGATAGTTTTTTATTCTTGCCCATAGAGAACGCAGGCATCATTGTCTTGTAAATTGTGCCTCGTTCGTCTCGAAGCCGTCTGGTAGAGACCATGGAGAGCTAAGTCACACAAAAAACTTGCATTTGGCAGGGGCTCTAGACTTCCATAGAGTTTTTGTTCTAGGGATCACGTACTGTCCAATAAAGAATGCTCCGTATGCTGAAGCCGTGGAGAAACAGTGATCTCCCATCCATTTCCACAGTACCTTGTCCTGGATGGAATCATCTAACGTGATCAACCTCAACCTCTCCCAGATGTTTAGATAGTATAGCACGACTTGGACCATCAGAGCTCCAGTAATATCCTTAACCCATCTTCGATCTTGCAGCCCTTCATAAACAGTTCTCCTCTTCCGGGTTCTAGGGCCTACTGCTTGAAATAAACAAGGGGCAATCTCAGTAATTGAGCGACCATCAATCCATCTGGAGGGCGGAATGAAGTCTTGTCTAAAGTGTGTTGCATAATTATTTCGGTTCCGTGAGGATGACAGAGCAGGCGCATTTTCAAGACACACGTCTCCTTTTATACCCAACAAAGGAGACACGTATTAAAAACTCGCGTCTCTGATGACTAACACACTCATTGGAGACGTGGGTGAACTATGGGGGCTTTCGGCAGACAAATAAGAGACACGAGTTATTAACACGTGTCTCCTATGACTTATTGGAGACGTGTTTTGTTCCCGCGTCTCCTATGATGATGTCTTCTTTGACAGTTTCTTACATAGTGTGTGGTAGTAGTGTAGTGGTGTTTTCTTTCTTGGTTAGACATTAGTAGCAACTTGTCGATTCTTGTGATTGCTACGAACAAGTGTTCGTGAGCACACGTTATATTGTTTGTTTCCTCAGTCAGCTGATGCTTtcataatttgtgtatttctgcAGCGTTGGGAGTGGCCTACGTCAGTGATGTGCCTCAAATGCATGACAAAGTTGATGATATCGGACACAGGCTTCTTGATCAAGTGGATATATATTTTGTAGCGGTAGAGTTGGTGGTGGTTTGGGTGCTCTCCCACTGACTCCTCGGACCCACCTGCCACATCCAACAATCGAGCTGGTTGAACCGGACCAGAaacacggccgccgccgcctcatctTCGAAACCGTCGCTCCGCCGGCCGCTGGAGCGCCGCCAGTCGCCATGGACGCGCCGCTGCCGGACGAGATCATCGACCATAtcctcctcggcctcccgcCGTCGGATCCCGGGAGCCTCGTCCGCGCCGGCCTCGTCTGCAGGGGctggcgccgcctcctctccggcCCGGCGTTCCGGCGCCGGTTCCGCGAGCACCACCGCTCCCCGCCCATGCACGGCCGCGTCCTCTACTACGACGGCGAGTCCGTCCCGCTCGAGGCGCCCGTGCGGGTGGACCTCGTCGTGTCGCACCCCATCACCGGCGAGGAGCGGAGGCTCACCACGCCGCTGAACCTGCTCGGGTACTGCACCTGGAGCGGGGCGCTGCTCTGCGCGACGCCGGGGTGCGCCCACCTCGACTGCCCGCCCGGAGGCCCCTTCGCCGTAGTGTTCGTCGGCACCGACGAGTCCGAGGAGCACACGCGCGCGTACCACTACTCATCGGAGTCTGGGAAGTGGAGCAAGGCCGCCTCTGTTGCTCATCCCACCGACCGTGTGGCCGAAGGCCTTAGCGCTCTTGTGGGGAATGCAGTCTGCTTCATCTGGTAGGAGAGCAACGGGATTCTGGAGTACGATTTGGGCAAGCAGGAGCTCTCGGTGATAAGCTTGCCGCCTGTGTGCGAGGATTGGTTCGTCGCACTCATGGCAGCGGAGGATGGTGGATTGGGATTCGCCattgtgaaggatttcaagcTCCACATGTGGTCGAGGGAGCCTGCTGGTGCAAATGAGGGATCGGGATGGGCGCAGCGCAGGGTCGTCGAGCTCAAGAGTGTGGCCCCTGATCGTGCCCTCTCAACCTTGCCTACTAGTGTGATTCCCTTTGCTAATGGGGACAGTGTGATTTCTGCATTTACTCGTGATGTTGGGGTGTTTTCTATTGATATGAGGACAGGCCTAATCGTGTGCAAGGTCGGTGCCGTCCATGGCATTGTTCCCTACATCTGCTTCTACGTTCCAGGTGATTGCCACACACCCTCTTGCTTATATTTCTAGCCTGTAATTAGCCTTGGTTACCTGTGATTTTGTTATTATTTAGGATGAGTAATGTTAATGTGAAAGTATGGATGATGGTACATGTGCTCAACAACGACATTGCGAAAATGCAATATCGCAATGTATATTATAAAAACTGTTTTGTTAATACCGTTAATATTTGTTTTTGGTTC
The genomic region above belongs to Setaria italica strain Yugu1 chromosome VI, Setaria_italica_v2.0, whole genome shotgun sequence and contains:
- the LOC101760058 gene encoding uncharacterized protein LOC101760058 produces the protein MDAPLPDEIIDHILLGLPPSDPGSLVRAGLVCRGWRRLLSGPAFRRRFREHHRSPPMHGRVLYYDGESVPLEAPVRVDLVVSHPITGEERRLTTPLNLLGYCTWSGALLCATPGCAHLDCPPGGPFAVVFVGTDESEEHTRAYHYSSESGKWSKAASVAHPTDRVAEGLSALVGNAVCFIW